One Halalkalicoccus sp. NIPERK01 DNA segment encodes these proteins:
- a CDS encoding glycosyl transferase family 2, translating to MEYVQEQVATLHDLTGQVPDAPTDRAAVVVPMTDREYAGLAPERTLETLERVDPARVIVPLRAPADRVGAFAEWLSGFDLPLTPLWCNAPAVEDLLADRGIEGPAGKGRDVWLGLGLAAREEFVALHDADVKSYDAAHVPRLVAPLAEFDFSKGYYARVENDRLYGRLFRLFYEPLVAALGERHPEPILEYLGAFRYALAGEMGFTSRVAREVRPEPAWGLETGLLGEAFGAAGFSGTVQVDLGVHEHDHRAVSGETGLVGMSGHVASALFRALADRGIVPEFDTLPERYREVAERFLAGYAADAAFNGLAYDREEERSQVDAYAEAIAPAEGDDRLPAWAGVDLAPGAVADASERALDAL from the coding sequence ATGGAGTACGTCCAGGAGCAGGTTGCGACGCTCCACGACCTGACGGGCCAGGTCCCCGACGCGCCCACGGATCGCGCCGCCGTGGTCGTCCCGATGACCGACCGCGAGTACGCCGGCCTGGCCCCCGAGCGAACCCTCGAGACGCTCGAACGCGTCGACCCCGCCCGCGTGATCGTCCCGCTTCGCGCGCCTGCCGACCGCGTCGGGGCGTTCGCCGAGTGGCTCTCGGGGTTCGACCTCCCGCTCACCCCGCTCTGGTGTAACGCGCCGGCGGTCGAGGACCTCCTCGCCGACCGCGGCATCGAGGGACCCGCGGGCAAGGGACGGGACGTCTGGTTGGGCCTCGGGCTGGCCGCCCGCGAGGAGTTCGTCGCGCTCCACGACGCCGACGTGAAGAGCTACGACGCGGCCCACGTCCCGCGGCTGGTGGCCCCCCTCGCGGAGTTCGACTTCTCGAAGGGCTACTACGCCCGCGTCGAGAACGACCGCCTCTACGGGCGGCTGTTCAGGCTGTTTTACGAGCCGCTGGTCGCGGCGCTCGGAGAGCGCCACCCGGAGCCGATCCTCGAGTATCTCGGCGCGTTTCGCTACGCGCTGGCCGGCGAGATGGGCTTCACCTCGCGGGTCGCCCGCGAGGTCCGCCCCGAACCCGCCTGGGGGCTCGAGACCGGCCTGCTGGGCGAGGCGTTCGGGGCCGCCGGCTTTTCGGGTACCGTCCAGGTCGACCTGGGCGTCCACGAACACGACCACCGGGCGGTGAGCGGCGAGACCGGCCTCGTCGGCATGAGCGGGCACGTCGCGAGCGCGCTGTTTCGCGCGCTCGCCGACAGGGGGATCGTCCCCGAGTTCGACACGCTCCCCGAGCGCTACCGCGAGGTCGCCGAGCGGTTCCTCGCGGGCTACGCCGCCGACGCCGCGTTCAACGGGCTGGCGTACGATCGGGAGGAAGAACGCTCGCAGGTCGACGCCTACGCCGAGGCGATCGCTCCCGCCGAGGGCGACGACCGCCTCCCCGCGTGGGCCGGGGTGGACCTCGCACCCGGGGCTGTGGCGGACGCGAGCGAACGGGCGCTCGACGCGCTCTGA
- a CDS encoding MFS transporter — translation MSRSRLFASLCSMAFLVNLVRVVYAPLVEPLQAAFSVGPGTIGLVVTLVWTGSALPRIPIGYLLTVVPRHRVVLLAGATLTGSSLLATFANSVVTLALGAFLIGTATSGYFVAANPLISELYSGQVGRMLGIHGTATQLAAVVAAPLVTLALFVSWRLVFALVGVAALVSTLVLYRTAKRTTFPAASGVDRDFLGAIRGEWRLIALGVAVFGTASFLWQGLFNFYPSYMEAARGFDPGAARNLLTVAFAAGVPAFWISGRLVDRLPTVPYLLAVIAAFAAGVLLLTVTTGLLGIVVLSAVVGYAVHSMFPAADTFLLSSFPDEHRGGAYATFSGGMMFGQALGSWFVGELVEAGVAYDTVFQALALVVVAVVGAFALLRTAGRLPAAASA, via the coding sequence GTGTCACGGAGCCGGCTGTTCGCGTCGTTGTGTTCGATGGCGTTCCTCGTCAACCTCGTGCGCGTGGTCTACGCGCCGCTCGTCGAGCCGCTGCAGGCGGCCTTTTCCGTGGGTCCGGGAACCATCGGGCTGGTCGTCACCCTCGTCTGGACCGGTAGCGCCCTCCCCAGGATCCCGATCGGCTACCTCCTCACGGTCGTCCCCCGCCACCGGGTCGTGCTCCTGGCGGGCGCGACCCTGACCGGGTCGTCCCTGCTCGCGACGTTCGCGAACTCGGTGGTGACGCTCGCGCTGGGCGCGTTCCTGATCGGGACGGCCACGAGCGGGTACTTCGTCGCCGCCAACCCGCTGATCAGCGAACTCTACTCGGGACAGGTCGGCCGGATGCTCGGGATCCACGGCACCGCGACCCAGCTCGCGGCTGTCGTCGCCGCGCCCCTCGTGACGCTCGCCCTGTTCGTCTCGTGGCGGCTGGTGTTCGCCCTCGTCGGCGTCGCGGCGCTCGTCTCGACGCTCGTGCTGTACCGGACCGCCAAGCGAACGACGTTCCCGGCCGCCAGCGGCGTCGACCGCGACTTCCTCGGCGCGATCAGGGGCGAGTGGCGCCTCATCGCCCTCGGGGTCGCGGTCTTCGGGACGGCGAGTTTCCTCTGGCAGGGGCTGTTCAACTTCTACCCCTCCTACATGGAGGCCGCCCGCGGGTTCGACCCCGGAGCGGCGCGGAACCTGCTGACGGTCGCCTTCGCCGCCGGCGTGCCCGCCTTCTGGATCAGCGGGCGGCTGGTCGACCGCCTGCCGACCGTCCCCTACCTGCTCGCGGTCATCGCGGCGTTCGCCGCGGGCGTCCTCCTGTTGACCGTCACCACCGGCCTGCTCGGGATCGTCGTCCTGAGCGCGGTCGTCGGCTACGCCGTCCACAGCATGTTCCCCGCGGCCGACACGTTCCTGCTGTCGTCGTTTCCCGACGAGCACCGCGGCGGGGCCTACGCCACCTTCAGCGGCGGGATGATGTTCGGACAGGCGCTGGGGAGCTGGTTCGTCGGCGAACTCGTCGAGGCCGGCGTCGCCTACGACACGGTGTTTCAGGCGCTCGCGCTCGTGGTCGTGGCCGTCGTGGGCGCGTTCGCCCTCCTGCGGACCGCGGGCCGGTTGCCGGCGGCCGCGAGCGCGTAA
- a CDS encoding TRAM domain-containing protein produces the protein MQISDKLLCLFNAELTESDGEYVVRIPESEVETGSIEPGDTYRVALISREAGASEEDDASTKRRPSTEPQPPVEQGEIRYVEIEDIGKQGDGIARVERGYVIIVPGAEIGEQVKVEISEVKSNFAVGEIIEESI, from the coding sequence ATGCAAATCTCTGATAAACTCCTGTGTCTGTTCAACGCGGAACTCACCGAGAGCGACGGCGAGTACGTCGTTCGGATCCCCGAGAGCGAGGTCGAGACCGGGTCGATCGAACCCGGCGACACCTACCGCGTCGCGCTCATCTCCCGCGAGGCGGGCGCGTCCGAGGAGGACGACGCCTCCACGAAACGCCGCCCCTCGACCGAGCCCCAACCGCCGGTCGAGCAGGGCGAGATCCGCTACGTCGAGATCGAGGACATCGGCAAGCAGGGCGACGGGATCGCCCGCGTCGAGCGGGGGTACGTCATCATCGTCCCCGGTGCCGAGATCGGCGAGCAGGTGAAAGTCGAGATCAGCGAGGTCAAGTCCAACTTCGCGGTCGGCGAGATCATCGAGGAGTCGATCTAA
- a CDS encoding YkgJ family cysteine cluster protein, with protein MESLEAELERARALDTDDVADAVESIGFECTRCGACCTSEADESHTATVFPDEVRELQGATGDDRTWNDVARPMPYGLDEGEGQTFEWALQTDGCGDCTFYAEDEAGVGACTVHEDRPLICRTYPFSVALGGTSQPMGEAVDSEGMVRAHECEGLGREISREDAEALAGALKERAIRELEEAIGVRENYRPAEGSTVVHDSEGPKRPDGREIGDTTNRGDTHE; from the coding sequence ATGGAGTCGCTCGAAGCCGAACTCGAACGCGCCCGCGCCCTCGACACCGACGACGTGGCCGACGCCGTCGAGTCGATCGGCTTCGAGTGCACCCGGTGTGGGGCCTGCTGTACGAGCGAGGCCGACGAGTCCCACACCGCGACCGTCTTCCCCGACGAGGTCCGGGAGCTACAGGGGGCGACCGGGGACGATCGGACGTGGAACGACGTCGCCCGACCGATGCCCTACGGTCTGGACGAGGGCGAGGGCCAGACCTTCGAGTGGGCGCTCCAGACCGACGGCTGTGGGGACTGTACCTTCTATGCCGAGGACGAGGCGGGCGTGGGTGCCTGTACCGTCCACGAGGACCGCCCGCTGATCTGTCGGACCTACCCCTTCAGCGTGGCGCTCGGCGGGACGAGCCAGCCGATGGGCGAGGCGGTCGATTCGGAGGGGATGGTTCGCGCCCACGAGTGCGAGGGGCTCGGGCGGGAGATCTCGCGTGAGGACGCCGAGGCGTTGGCGGGGGCGCTCAAGGAGCGCGCGATCCGGGAACTCGAGGAGGCCATCGGGGTGCGCGAGAACTATCGGCCCGCCGAGGGGTCGACGGTGGTCCACGACTCGGAGGGGCCCAAACGCCCCGACGGTCGCGAAATCGGCGACACTACTAATAGGGGCGACACCCACGAGTAG
- a CDS encoding MBL fold metallo-hydrolase: MDIDRFSVPTPTRAPTGTTNAYRVGDLLIDPATRTDALDAAAQSASHVAVTHTHPDHVGALAHYADSRTVWALSGHAERFEEVTGVSPDETLSEGDRLAGLTVLETPGHAPDHVAFSTGRGVLCGDLAMAEGSVFVGGAGADVATYLDSLRRVRDLDPVVLYPGHGEVIDAPTKRLDWLIDHRLERERRVLRAVEAGNETIAAIRDAAYERDLAGVEDLAALTVEAHLKKLANEDEIEWDGERARA, encoded by the coding sequence ATGGACATCGACCGGTTCTCGGTCCCGACGCCCACGCGCGCGCCGACCGGGACGACCAACGCCTATCGCGTGGGCGACCTCCTGATCGACCCCGCGACGCGCACCGACGCCCTCGACGCCGCCGCCCAGTCGGCGAGTCACGTCGCCGTCACGCACACCCATCCCGACCACGTCGGCGCGCTCGCCCACTACGCCGACTCCCGGACGGTGTGGGCGCTGTCGGGCCACGCCGAGCGATTCGAGGAGGTCACCGGCGTTTCGCCCGACGAGACCCTCTCGGAGGGCGACCGTCTCGCCGGGCTGACGGTCCTCGAGACGCCGGGTCACGCGCCCGATCACGTCGCCTTCTCGACCGGACGGGGCGTCCTCTGTGGCGATCTGGCGATGGCCGAGGGCAGCGTCTTCGTCGGCGGCGCGGGCGCGGACGTGGCGACGTACCTCGACTCGCTACGCAGGGTCCGAGACCTCGATCCCGTGGTCCTCTATCCGGGCCACGGCGAGGTGATCGACGCGCCGACGAAACGCCTCGACTGGCTGATCGACCACCGGCTGGAACGCGAACGCCGGGTCCTGCGGGCGGTCGAAGCGGGCAACGAAACGATAGCGGCGATCCGCGACGCGGCCTACGAGAGGGACCTCGCGGGGGTCGAGGACCTCGCGGCGCTGACCGTCGAGGCTCATTTGAAAAAGCTCGCGAACGAGGACGAGATCGAGTGGGACGGCGAGCGCGCCCGGGCCTGA
- a CDS encoding helix-turn-helix domain-containing protein, with protein MSTRVDSPGGSEGVLSEDEYRERLIELPPSAKLVAKVLETDAPLSQGRLAEESLLPDRTVRYALNRLEEVGLVGSRYSFRDARKQVYFLRR; from the coding sequence ATGAGCACACGTGTCGACAGTCCGGGTGGGTCCGAGGGCGTCCTCTCGGAGGACGAGTACAGGGAACGGCTGATCGAACTGCCTCCGAGCGCGAAACTCGTCGCGAAGGTCCTCGAGACCGACGCCCCGCTCTCGCAGGGGCGACTCGCCGAGGAGTCGCTGCTGCCCGACCGGACCGTCCGCTACGCGCTGAACCGCCTCGAAGAGGTCGGACTCGTCGGCTCGCGGTACAGTTTCCGCGACGCCAGAAAGCAGGTCTACTTCCTCCGCCGGTAG
- a CDS encoding PPOX class F420-dependent oxidoreductase, producing the protein MEKIPEEYEDLFERRTFAHFATLMEDGTPQVTPVWVDYDGEHVLINTARGRQKERNVSRDPKVGVSIADPDDPYRFVSIRGEVEAITEEGAVDHIDSLARRYMDVEEYPYHGEEGGERVVIEIRPDRVVTGQ; encoded by the coding sequence ATGGAGAAGATACCCGAGGAGTACGAGGACCTGTTCGAGCGGCGCACGTTCGCCCACTTCGCGACGCTGATGGAGGACGGCACGCCGCAGGTGACGCCGGTGTGGGTCGACTACGACGGCGAGCACGTCCTGATCAACACGGCGCGGGGTCGTCAGAAGGAGCGAAACGTGAGTCGCGATCCGAAGGTCGGCGTGTCGATCGCCGACCCCGACGACCCCTATCGGTTCGTCTCGATCCGGGGGGAGGTCGAGGCGATCACGGAGGAGGGGGCGGTCGATCACATCGACTCGCTGGCCCGGCGGTACATGGACGTCGAGGAGTACCCCTACCACGGCGAGGAGGGGGGCGAGCGCGTCGTGATCGAGATCCGGCCCGACCGGGTGGTCACGGGCCAGTGA
- a CDS encoding methyltransferase domain-containing protein, with the protein MKGKEWYQTTEVAEEYEDKRFSRGGRLIDRREKEAVSAALGDLKGKNVLEIACGTGRFSVMLAARGANVVGLDISDAMLSQGREKARGAGLSERVEFVRGDAARLPFPDDHFDAVLAMRFFHLIPNPDRYLREIRRVTNGRLVFDTFNTPSTRSIYNWLLPMGSRLYADDDVRAMLDRTGYDLADSSHDFLLPYGLYRAIPRALADGLYRIESGLRHTEVGDDFASVSYWNARVN; encoded by the coding sequence GTGAAGGGCAAGGAGTGGTACCAGACGACCGAGGTCGCCGAGGAGTACGAGGACAAACGGTTCTCCCGCGGCGGCCGGCTGATCGACCGCCGGGAGAAGGAGGCGGTCAGCGCCGCGCTCGGGGATCTGAAGGGGAAGAACGTCCTCGAGATCGCCTGCGGAACCGGCCGGTTTTCCGTGATGCTCGCCGCGCGCGGCGCCAACGTCGTCGGCCTCGACATCTCGGACGCGATGCTGTCACAGGGCCGCGAGAAGGCCCGCGGGGCGGGCCTCTCCGAGCGCGTCGAGTTCGTCCGCGGCGACGCCGCCCGCCTGCCGTTTCCGGACGATCACTTCGACGCGGTGCTGGCGATGCGCTTTTTCCACCTCATCCCCAACCCGGATCGCTACCTGCGGGAGATCCGCCGGGTGACGAACGGGCGATTGGTGTTCGATACGTTCAACACGCCGAGCACGCGCTCGATCTACAACTGGCTGTTGCCGATGGGATCGCGACTCTACGCCGACGACGACGTCCGCGCGATGCTCGACCGAACCGGGTACGACCTGGCCGATTCGAGCCACGACTTCCTGCTTCCCTATGGGTTGTACCGGGCGATCCCGCGCGCGCTCGCGGACGGCCTCTACCGGATCGAGTCCGGCCTCCGACACACGGAGGTCGGCGACGACTTCGCGTCGGTCTCGTACTGGAACGCTCGTGTCAACTAG
- a CDS encoding glycosyltransferase family 2 protein, producing the protein MEFSVVVPTLNGRRQLVGCLDALRERLPTAETVVVNGPSTDGTSGMLHERPDVDVLVEIADRNINVARNAGLEVASGEVVALLDQAHRIEDGWAAAIESGVGEADAVTGPTHRPVRGGITTEARERRTIAGREVTYFNGGNVALTREAIDDLNGFDEYLETGGARDLAHRLAGQGRGVSWQAGMGVREGIETDGGDDSDPRIVHRATSFVSSETHQRWGLKYRALAYRLAKNYGPRPTVLRRLAGHTAVDGVASARGVLRGSVRPTAWIGGGSAVSTNTLIGLKDGLIARVSDRTPRRNPYGISGRRDRAVERYDWR; encoded by the coding sequence ATGGAGTTCTCCGTCGTGGTCCCGACACTGAACGGTCGGCGACAGCTCGTGGGCTGTCTCGACGCGCTCCGCGAGCGCCTGCCGACCGCGGAGACGGTCGTCGTCAACGGGCCTTCGACGGACGGAACCAGCGGGATGCTCCACGAACGCCCCGACGTGGACGTGCTCGTGGAGATCGCCGACAGGAACATCAACGTCGCGCGGAACGCCGGCCTCGAGGTCGCCAGCGGCGAGGTGGTGGCGCTGCTCGATCAGGCCCACCGGATCGAGGACGGCTGGGCGGCGGCGATCGAGTCGGGGGTCGGCGAGGCGGACGCCGTCACCGGGCCGACCCACCGCCCGGTTCGCGGCGGGATCACGACCGAGGCGCGCGAACGACGGACCATCGCCGGTCGGGAGGTCACGTACTTCAACGGCGGGAACGTCGCGCTGACCCGCGAGGCGATCGACGACCTCAACGGGTTCGACGAGTACCTCGAAACGGGTGGAGCGCGCGATCTGGCCCACCGGCTCGCAGGGCAGGGCAGGGGAGTGAGCTGGCAGGCGGGGATGGGCGTCCGCGAGGGGATCGAGACCGACGGTGGCGACGACAGCGACCCGCGGATCGTCCACCGGGCGACCAGTTTCGTGAGCAGCGAGACCCACCAGCGCTGGGGGCTCAAGTACCGGGCGCTCGCCTACCGACTGGCGAAGAACTACGGCCCTCGACCCACCGTCCTCCGGCGGCTCGCCGGCCACACGGCCGTCGACGGGGTGGCCTCGGCCCGCGGCGTCCTTCGGGGAAGCGTGAGGCCGACGGCGTGGATCGGCGGCGGGAGCGCCGTCTCGACGAACACGCTGATCGGGCTGAAGGACGGCCTCATCGCGCGCGTGAGCGACCGGACGCCACGGCGGAACCCCTACGGGATCTCGGGCCGGCGGGACCGGGCCGTCGAACGGTACGACTGGCGGTGA
- the thsA gene encoding thermosome subunit alpha, protein MGGQPIFILSDDSSRTQGRDAQSSNIAAGKAVAEAVRTTLGPRGMDKMLVDNSGEVVITNDGATILNEMDIEHPAAQMIVEVAQTQEDEVGDGTTTAAVLAGQLLAQAEDLLEDDVHPTTIVEGYHEAAGIAQQAIVEATLDEELDAEHLKAVAESSMTGKGTGDVSAERLAELVVETIEGVRTDEGIARDEIRVQTQVGGSSSGTKLVEGVIVDEEPANDDMPRSVEDATVAVLDMELGVREASIDAEYNITDIEQLNAAIEAEEGELRGYTEALSEAGVDVAFVTDDVEDRVASALADAGILAFENVGNKDARAIARAVGAKRIGTLEDLDTDDFGYAESISVEKYGDDEFAFVEGGAEAEAVTLFVRGGTEHVVDELERAVTDAIDVVTAALDSGGIVPGAGATEIAIAERVRSEAAGVSGRKQLAVEAFADAVEVLPRTLARNTGMDPIDALVDLRAEYDSTGSAGIISKGQTGEVGDPIEEGIFDPAAVKREAVESATEAATMIVRIDDIIAAD, encoded by the coding sequence ATGGGCGGACAGCCGATCTTCATCCTCAGCGACGACAGCTCCCGCACGCAGGGACGGGACGCACAGTCCTCGAACATCGCCGCGGGCAAGGCGGTCGCGGAGGCCGTCCGGACGACGCTCGGCCCCCGCGGGATGGACAAGATGCTCGTCGACAACTCGGGCGAGGTCGTCATCACCAACGACGGGGCGACCATCCTGAACGAGATGGACATCGAGCACCCCGCCGCGCAGATGATCGTCGAGGTCGCCCAGACCCAGGAGGACGAGGTCGGCGACGGGACGACGACGGCCGCCGTGTTGGCGGGACAACTGCTCGCGCAGGCGGAGGACCTGCTGGAGGACGACGTTCACCCGACGACGATCGTCGAGGGGTACCACGAGGCCGCCGGGATCGCCCAGCAGGCGATCGTCGAGGCGACGCTCGACGAGGAACTCGACGCGGAACACCTGAAGGCGGTCGCCGAGTCGAGCATGACCGGCAAGGGCACCGGCGACGTCAGCGCCGAGCGACTCGCCGAACTCGTCGTCGAGACGATCGAGGGGGTCCGGACCGACGAGGGGATCGCGCGCGACGAGATCCGCGTCCAGACACAGGTCGGCGGCTCTTCGAGCGGGACGAAGCTCGTCGAGGGCGTCATCGTCGACGAGGAGCCCGCGAACGACGACATGCCCCGCTCGGTCGAGGACGCCACCGTGGCGGTGCTCGACATGGAACTGGGCGTACGCGAGGCGAGCATCGACGCCGAGTACAACATCACCGACATCGAACAGCTCAACGCCGCGATCGAGGCCGAGGAGGGAGAACTCCGGGGCTACACCGAGGCGCTCTCGGAGGCGGGCGTCGACGTCGCTTTCGTCACCGACGACGTCGAGGACCGCGTCGCGAGCGCGCTCGCCGACGCCGGCATCCTCGCGTTCGAGAACGTCGGCAACAAGGACGCCCGCGCCATCGCCCGCGCGGTCGGCGCCAAACGCATCGGCACCCTCGAGGACCTCGACACCGACGACTTCGGCTACGCCGAGTCGATCTCCGTCGAGAAGTACGGCGACGACGAGTTCGCGTTCGTCGAGGGCGGCGCCGAGGCCGAGGCCGTCACCCTGTTCGTCCGCGGCGGGACCGAACACGTCGTCGACGAACTCGAACGCGCCGTCACCGACGCGATCGACGTCGTGACCGCCGCGCTCGATTCGGGCGGGATCGTCCCCGGCGCGGGCGCGACCGAGATCGCCATCGCCGAACGCGTGCGCAGCGAGGCCGCCGGGGTTTCGGGGCGCAAACAGCTCGCCGTCGAGGCCTTTGCCGACGCGGTCGAGGTCCTCCCCCGCACCCTCGCGCGCAACACCGGCATGGACCCGATCGACGCGCTGGTCGACCTGCGCGCCGAGTACGATTCCACCGGAAGTGCAGGGATCATCTCGAAGGGCCAGACCGGCGAGGTCGGCGACCCGATCGAGGAGGGCATTTTCGACCCCGCCGCCGTCAAGCGCGAGGCCGTCGAGAGCGCCACCGAGGCCGCGACGATGATCGTCCGCATCGACGACATCATCGCCGCCGACTGA
- a CDS encoding trimeric intracellular cation channel family protein gives MSDAFALMNVVGLLAFAIVGSLKGAEADLDLFGVAVLGILTALGGGIVRDTLVGQVPLALRTTTDVLVVLLGVALAVVIIRRFGDLRDHPLVVLPDAVGLAAFAATGASVGHEAGLTPFGIVVLAALTAVGGGSLCDLLLARVPVVLREDFYATPAVIGGVAFWLGVSVGIPVGIATIGCAVLVLALRLLALRRGWRLPRLPTV, from the coding sequence ATGAGCGACGCCTTCGCGCTGATGAACGTGGTCGGCCTGCTCGCCTTCGCCATCGTCGGCTCGCTCAAGGGCGCGGAGGCCGATCTCGACCTGTTCGGGGTCGCAGTCCTCGGAATCCTGACCGCGCTCGGCGGCGGGATCGTCCGCGATACGCTCGTCGGGCAGGTCCCGCTCGCGCTCCGCACGACGACCGACGTGCTGGTGGTGCTCCTCGGCGTCGCGCTCGCGGTCGTGATCATCCGACGGTTCGGTGACCTCCGTGATCATCCGCTCGTGGTGCTTCCCGACGCGGTCGGGCTCGCCGCGTTCGCCGCGACCGGCGCGTCGGTCGGCCACGAGGCCGGCCTCACCCCCTTCGGGATCGTCGTCCTCGCGGCGCTGACCGCCGTCGGCGGCGGCAGCCTCTGTGACCTCCTGCTCGCGCGCGTCCCGGTCGTCCTCCGCGAGGACTTCTACGCGACGCCCGCCGTGATCGGCGGCGTGGCCTTCTGGCTCGGCGTTTCGGTCGGTATCCCCGTCGGGATCGCAACGATCGGCTGTGCCGTGCTGGTCCTCGCGCTTCGCCTGCTCGCGCTGCGTCGCGGCTGGCGGCTACCGCGGCTGCCGACGGTGTGA
- a CDS encoding MFS transporter, protein MTRSANRWNHVALVLGAASYACLLFVWFLLPAFLSPVIADLSLSNWQAGVLVGAVPLTYIPLSLLSGLAIDRVGPRLGVGLGLSIFGLAGAGRSVAADFPSLLACTLLVGVGATGITFGLPKLVADLFPPERTGSASTVYVLGSYAGSAGAFAVGRPLLGPALGGWRPTFLYTGLAAVAFALVWGLATARIEPRSGDESRTFSLGSLREDADRVLSNPAMLLLVVVGTAYLSASHGLQGWLVTLFEARGVRPALAGLTTTVLVAGQVVGALSLPPLSDRLSARRPAVVLSGMLVTGGTLVLLVAESALVIAALGIVAVGIGLGGVGPLLRAIPVELEGIGPGLTATAVGFVFAVGELGGFLGPFLVGSLRDLTGSFAPGLTVIALAGIAIAAAGWRMTGVDS, encoded by the coding sequence GTGACCCGGTCCGCGAACCGGTGGAATCACGTCGCGCTCGTCCTCGGGGCCGCGAGCTACGCCTGCTTGCTGTTCGTCTGGTTCCTCCTGCCCGCCTTCCTCTCGCCCGTGATCGCCGACCTCTCGCTCTCGAACTGGCAGGCGGGCGTCCTCGTCGGGGCGGTCCCCCTCACGTACATCCCCCTCTCGCTGCTCAGCGGGCTCGCCATCGACCGCGTCGGCCCCCGCCTCGGAGTCGGCCTCGGGCTCTCGATATTCGGCCTCGCGGGCGCGGGCCGGAGCGTCGCGGCGGACTTTCCCTCCTTGCTCGCCTGTACCCTGCTCGTCGGTGTGGGAGCGACCGGGATCACCTTCGGCCTGCCCAAACTCGTCGCGGACCTGTTTCCCCCTGAAAGAACCGGCTCGGCCTCCACCGTCTACGTTCTGGGTTCCTACGCTGGGTCGGCGGGCGCCTTTGCGGTCGGGCGGCCCCTCCTAGGACCGGCACTCGGCGGCTGGCGGCCCACGTTCCTCTACACCGGCCTCGCGGCGGTCGCCTTCGCGCTCGTCTGGGGGCTCGCCACTGCGCGGATCGAGCCTCGAAGCGGCGACGAAAGCCGAACATTCTCGCTCGGATCGCTTCGCGAGGACGCCGATCGTGTGCTCTCGAACCCCGCCATGCTCCTGCTCGTGGTCGTCGGGACGGCGTACCTCTCGGCGAGCCACGGGCTGCAGGGCTGGCTCGTGACGCTCTTCGAAGCTCGAGGGGTTCGCCCCGCCCTCGCCGGCCTCACGACCACGGTACTGGTGGCCGGCCAGGTCGTCGGCGCGCTCTCGCTCCCGCCGCTCTCGGACCGCCTCTCGGCGCGCCGTCCGGCGGTCGTTCTCTCGGGGATGCTCGTGACGGGCGGCACGCTCGTCCTGCTGGTCGCGGAGTCGGCCCTCGTGATCGCCGCACTCGGAATCGTCGCGGTCGGGATCGGTCTCGGCGGGGTCGGCCCGCTGTTGCGCGCGATCCCGGTCGAGTTGGAGGGGATCGGACCCGGTCTGACCGCCACCGCCGTCGGCTTCGTCTTCGCGGTCGGCGAACTAGGTGGGTTCCTCGGCCCGTTTCTCGTCGGCTCGCTCCGGGACCTGACCGGGTCGTTCGCCCCCGGGCTGACGGTCATCGCGCTGGCCGGCATCGCCATCGCCGCCGCCGGCTGGCGGATGACCGGCGTGGACTCCTGA